One Actinoplanes missouriensis 431 DNA segment encodes these proteins:
- a CDS encoding alpha-L-rhamnosidase: MIIYGLTTEQRTEPLGLGETRPRLSWKLRGDRHGAAQTAYRITAAERATDLDVPARLVWDSGRRESRETLLIAWDGPALRSAIRYHWRVEVWDETGASAATAQSWFETGLLHREDWTAVWIGRNPVALPPVDPPTDDDLVSPGPQEAALHLRHEFRLPQRPVRARLYATARGVYEPQLNGERVGDRELAPGWTEYHHRIQYQTYDVTDQLTAGGNTIAMIVADGWWSGYVGFDPRRPARHYGEAPGLLAQLVVDFADGSQKVIATGSDWIESDGPIRSADLMMGQYVDARRTVTGNRPVVVLDTEPGPLVAEPDEPIRVTAELAAVSVERREAGRCIVDFGQNLVGRVRLRVRNVEEGRRIVLRHAEVLENGELYTENLRRAAATDVYVVAGQDSEVFEPQFTFHGFRYAEITGYTPADGDVTARVLHSDTPWTGTFDCDDQVVNQLHANIGWGQRGNFVAVPTDCPQRDERLGWLADAQVFAPTATRNADVSAFFARWMRDVVDGQNADGAFRDVAPIIAFEREGAPAWGDGGVIIPWLLWKTYGDRRVLEHSFAAMTAWVRHIHRHNPDLLWQHRTGNSYGDWLQIDADTPRDVLATAYFARSTEIVAAAADVLGEPSAAWHELHAGIKRAFQDAFVGDDGSVKGATQTSYLLGLAFDLVPESLKEAAVAHLAADIESRGNRLTTGFVGVSLLCPVLTEHGRGDLAYALLHQDAYPSWNYSIRHGATTIWERWDGWTEEHGFQSAAMNSFNHYSLGSVGDWLYGRVAGIGQTPASTAYSELLLRPTPDPTGRITRARASQETVRGLVECGWSREDGRLTVTATVPPGSTAILLIPTSDPGSVHAAGTPGVLRAEPSAGGLTVRLVSGRYTFTTPL; the protein is encoded by the coding sequence ATGATCATCTATGGTCTGACCACCGAACAGCGCACCGAACCCCTCGGTCTCGGTGAGACGCGCCCCCGGCTGTCCTGGAAGTTGCGCGGTGATCGGCACGGTGCGGCGCAGACCGCGTACCGGATCACCGCGGCCGAACGCGCCACGGATCTGGACGTGCCCGCCCGGCTGGTGTGGGACAGCGGCCGCCGGGAAAGCCGCGAGACGCTGCTGATCGCCTGGGACGGCCCGGCCCTGCGCTCGGCCATCCGCTATCACTGGCGCGTCGAGGTCTGGGACGAGACGGGCGCGAGCGCTGCGACGGCGCAGAGCTGGTTCGAGACCGGTCTGCTGCACCGCGAGGACTGGACGGCGGTATGGATCGGCCGCAACCCGGTGGCTCTGCCGCCGGTGGACCCGCCGACCGACGACGACCTGGTCTCGCCCGGCCCGCAGGAGGCGGCACTGCACCTGCGGCACGAGTTCCGGCTGCCGCAACGGCCGGTGCGGGCCCGGCTCTACGCCACCGCCCGCGGCGTCTACGAACCGCAGCTCAACGGCGAGCGCGTCGGCGACCGGGAACTCGCCCCCGGCTGGACCGAATATCACCATCGGATCCAGTACCAGACCTATGACGTCACCGATCAGCTGACCGCCGGCGGGAACACGATCGCCATGATCGTCGCCGACGGCTGGTGGAGCGGTTATGTCGGGTTCGACCCGCGCCGCCCGGCCCGCCACTACGGCGAGGCACCCGGACTGCTCGCCCAACTGGTGGTGGACTTCGCCGACGGCTCGCAGAAGGTGATCGCGACCGGCAGCGACTGGATCGAGAGTGACGGCCCGATCCGGTCCGCCGACCTGATGATGGGACAGTACGTCGACGCCCGCCGCACCGTGACCGGCAACCGGCCGGTCGTGGTGCTCGATACCGAGCCCGGGCCGCTGGTCGCCGAACCCGACGAGCCGATCCGGGTCACCGCCGAACTCGCGGCGGTGTCGGTCGAGCGGCGCGAGGCCGGCCGCTGCATCGTCGACTTCGGGCAGAACCTGGTCGGCCGGGTGCGCCTGCGGGTGCGAAACGTGGAAGAAGGCCGCCGGATCGTGCTGCGGCACGCCGAGGTCCTGGAGAACGGCGAGCTCTACACCGAGAACCTGCGCCGCGCCGCCGCCACCGACGTCTACGTGGTAGCGGGGCAGGACAGCGAGGTCTTCGAGCCGCAGTTCACGTTCCATGGCTTCCGCTACGCCGAGATCACCGGTTACACACCGGCCGACGGTGACGTCACCGCGCGGGTGCTGCACAGCGACACCCCGTGGACCGGCACCTTCGACTGCGACGACCAGGTGGTCAACCAGCTGCACGCCAACATCGGCTGGGGCCAGCGCGGCAACTTCGTCGCGGTGCCCACCGACTGCCCGCAACGCGACGAGCGGCTCGGCTGGCTCGCCGACGCCCAGGTCTTCGCCCCGACGGCGACCCGCAACGCCGACGTCTCCGCGTTCTTCGCCCGCTGGATGCGCGACGTCGTCGACGGCCAGAACGCCGACGGCGCGTTCCGCGACGTCGCCCCGATCATCGCCTTCGAGCGCGAGGGCGCCCCGGCCTGGGGCGACGGCGGCGTGATCATCCCGTGGCTGCTGTGGAAGACCTACGGCGACCGGCGCGTGCTGGAACACAGCTTCGCCGCGATGACCGCCTGGGTGCGGCACATCCACCGGCACAACCCGGACCTGCTGTGGCAGCACCGCACCGGCAACTCCTACGGCGACTGGCTCCAGATCGACGCCGACACGCCCCGCGATGTTCTCGCCACCGCCTACTTCGCGCGCAGCACCGAGATCGTCGCGGCAGCCGCCGACGTCCTCGGTGAGCCGTCCGCCGCGTGGCACGAGCTGCACGCCGGGATCAAGCGGGCGTTCCAGGACGCGTTCGTCGGGGACGACGGCAGTGTCAAGGGCGCGACGCAGACCTCGTACCTGCTGGGCCTGGCCTTTGATCTTGTGCCGGAAAGCCTGAAAGAGGCAGCCGTCGCCCATCTGGCCGCCGACATCGAGAGTCGCGGCAATCGGCTGACCACCGGGTTCGTCGGCGTGTCACTGCTGTGCCCGGTGCTCACCGAGCACGGTCGCGGCGATCTCGCCTACGCGCTGCTGCACCAGGACGCCTACCCGTCCTGGAACTACTCGATCCGGCACGGCGCCACCACGATCTGGGAGCGCTGGGACGGCTGGACCGAGGAACACGGATTCCAGTCCGCCGCGATGAACTCGTTCAACCACTACAGCCTCGGCAGCGTCGGCGACTGGCTCTACGGCCGCGTCGCCGGCATCGGCCAGACCCCCGCCTCGACCGCGTACTCCGAGCTCCTGCTGCGTCCCACCCCGGACCCGACGGGCCGGATCACGCGGGCGCGCGCGTCTCAGGAGACGGTGCGCGGGCTGGTCGAGTGCGGCTGGTCCCGCGAAGACGGCCGGCTCACCGTGACCGCCACGGTGCCGCCGGGAAGCACCGCCATCCTCCTGATCCCCACCAGCGACCCCGGCAGTGTGCACGCTGCCGGAACGCCCGGGGTTCTGCGGGCCGAACCCTCCGCCGGCGGTCTGACCGTGCGGCTGGTGTCCGGCCGATACACCTTCACCACCCCCCTCTGA
- a CDS encoding carbohydrate ABC transporter permease has protein sequence MTLDLQQRRSRRVVAAAPPRRRAHAAPPWWFTVPALLLFAFVVLVPSARGVYYAFTDWDGLDPQFAFIGLDNFTAMADDPDALGAIWHTLLIAVAITVIQNGIGLLLALGVNTTIKSRNFLRVLLFAPAVVTPIVTAYLWRNLLGPDGAVNSLLGVFGVEGKNWLGDPGLALWMIVLVVVWQFAGYSMVIFLAGLQSIPREIYEAAAIDGSGPVRRFWSIVRPLLAPAITINLMLSIIGGIKLFDQVYALTGGGPGHATDTISTLIYKDAFTLGEFGYSIALAVVLTAIVAVISAGQYTVLSRNEKAAS, from the coding sequence GTGACACTCGATCTGCAACAGCGACGCTCACGCCGAGTCGTCGCGGCGGCCCCGCCGCGCCGCCGGGCACACGCCGCGCCGCCCTGGTGGTTCACCGTTCCGGCGCTGCTGCTGTTCGCCTTCGTGGTGCTCGTCCCGAGCGCCCGCGGCGTCTACTACGCCTTCACCGACTGGGACGGCCTGGACCCGCAGTTCGCGTTCATCGGCCTGGACAACTTCACCGCCATGGCCGACGACCCGGACGCGCTGGGCGCCATCTGGCACACCCTGCTGATCGCCGTCGCGATCACGGTGATCCAGAACGGCATCGGCCTGCTGCTGGCCCTCGGCGTCAACACCACGATCAAGAGCCGCAACTTCCTGCGGGTGCTGCTGTTCGCCCCGGCCGTGGTCACCCCCATCGTCACCGCATACCTGTGGCGCAACCTGCTCGGCCCCGACGGCGCGGTGAACAGCCTGCTCGGCGTGTTCGGCGTCGAGGGCAAGAACTGGCTCGGCGACCCCGGTCTCGCGCTGTGGATGATCGTGCTGGTCGTGGTCTGGCAGTTCGCCGGCTACTCCATGGTGATCTTCCTGGCCGGCCTGCAGTCGATCCCGCGCGAGATCTACGAAGCCGCCGCGATCGACGGCTCCGGACCGGTCCGCCGTTTCTGGTCGATCGTCCGTCCGCTGCTCGCCCCGGCCATCACGATCAACCTGATGCTCTCGATCATCGGCGGGATCAAACTCTTCGATCAGGTGTACGCGCTGACCGGTGGCGGTCCCGGGCACGCCACCGACACCATCTCCACGCTCATCTACAAGGACGCGTTCACCCTCGGCGAGTTCGGCTACAGCATCGCCCTCGCGGTGGTGCTCACCGCGATCGTCGCGGTCATCTCCGCCGGCCAGTACACCGTCCTTTCCCGCAACGAGAAGGCGGCGTCATGA
- a CDS encoding carbohydrate ABC transporter permease — MTRYTTKTFALEMLMIAVAIVFAFPVYVLVNLAIRSPSDTSSPIALTQSPTLANFSQAWQEGGLGGALINSVIVTAVSVLIVLVVSSLAAYPLARSTAHWSRGTFLVIMLGLILPFQLAALPLYQTIRDLGLLGSVWSLVLFYAGLQVPFTTFLYVGFLRALPRDFEEAATIDGCGPLTAFRYVVLPMLKPITVTALVLNTVSVWNDFFTPLLYLSGSDQQTMPVAVAGFVGQFVSDWNLIFAALLISIVPVLAVYLSLQRSIINGFAGGLKG; from the coding sequence ATGACCCGCTACACGACGAAGACGTTCGCCCTCGAGATGCTGATGATCGCGGTCGCCATCGTCTTCGCCTTCCCGGTCTACGTCCTGGTCAACCTCGCGATCCGATCACCGAGCGACACCTCCTCGCCGATCGCGCTCACCCAGAGCCCGACGCTCGCCAACTTCAGCCAGGCGTGGCAGGAGGGCGGCCTCGGCGGCGCCCTGATCAACAGCGTGATCGTCACCGCGGTCAGCGTGCTGATCGTGCTGGTCGTGTCGTCGCTGGCGGCGTATCCGCTCGCGCGGTCCACCGCGCACTGGTCCCGCGGCACCTTCCTGGTGATCATGCTCGGGCTGATCCTGCCGTTCCAGCTCGCCGCCCTGCCGCTCTACCAGACCATCCGCGACCTCGGCCTGCTCGGCTCGGTCTGGTCCCTGGTGCTGTTCTACGCCGGCCTGCAGGTCCCGTTCACGACCTTCCTGTACGTCGGTTTCCTGCGGGCGCTTCCCCGCGACTTCGAGGAGGCCGCGACCATCGACGGCTGCGGGCCGCTCACCGCGTTCCGCTACGTGGTCCTGCCGATGCTCAAACCGATCACGGTCACCGCGCTGGTCCTCAACACGGTCAGCGTGTGGAACGACTTCTTCACCCCGCTGCTCTACCTGTCCGGCAGCGACCAGCAGACCATGCCGGTCGCGGTCGCCGGATTCGTCGGCCAGTTCGTCTCCGACTGGAACCTGATCTTCGCAGCCCTGCTGATCAGCATCGTCCCGGTCCTCGCCGTCTACCTCTCGCTGCAGCGCAGCATCATCAACGGATTCGCCGGAGGGCTCAAGGGATGA
- a CDS encoding ABC transporter substrate-binding protein: MKRVLAALAATTLLAACSSGTNSGSGDSDNQTLTIASVDQGSVEKVVDAFKAANPGVTVNLTTSGADQYQQQIRTQLASGTAPDVMTVWPGNGNPGATYVIAKPGYLLDLSDQPWAAQLPDAFKKVAQYEGKTYNALFGLNGIGAVYNDEAMTKAGLKAPGTWTDLLAFCKAAAGKGTPAFALGIQDNWVTQIALYALVATAVYSGDKDFDTKMAAGQATFATSPWTTAMAKYQEMNSAGCFQKDPLGTSYEASQTLAATGKTLGIIQGNWIIGLLKQKNPNGKFTMKALPATDDPAQFIMPAAAGAGYGVNAKAKNKDLALKFITFVMSPEGMKTFNEAQGSLPTLPGAGTTVDPGLAELTAFVEGNKTVPFMDQLWPNAKVQQTMLSGLQEVFSNQAGADEVLKDMDTDYKAGS; encoded by the coding sequence ATGAAACGAGTCCTCGCCGCGCTCGCGGCAACCACCCTCCTCGCCGCCTGCTCCAGCGGCACCAACTCCGGCTCCGGTGACAGCGACAACCAGACCCTGACGATCGCCTCCGTCGACCAGGGTTCGGTCGAGAAGGTCGTCGACGCGTTCAAGGCCGCCAACCCCGGCGTCACCGTGAACCTGACGACCAGCGGCGCCGACCAGTACCAGCAGCAGATCCGTACCCAATTGGCGTCGGGAACCGCCCCGGACGTGATGACCGTGTGGCCGGGCAACGGCAACCCCGGCGCCACCTACGTGATCGCCAAGCCCGGCTACCTGCTCGACCTCTCCGACCAGCCGTGGGCCGCCCAGCTGCCGGACGCCTTCAAGAAGGTCGCCCAGTACGAGGGCAAGACGTACAACGCGCTGTTCGGGCTCAACGGCATCGGCGCGGTCTACAACGACGAGGCGATGACGAAGGCCGGCCTGAAAGCGCCCGGCACCTGGACCGACCTGCTCGCGTTCTGCAAGGCCGCGGCGGGCAAGGGCACCCCCGCCTTCGCGCTCGGCATCCAGGACAACTGGGTCACCCAGATCGCCCTGTACGCCCTGGTCGCGACGGCGGTCTACAGCGGCGACAAGGACTTCGACACGAAGATGGCCGCCGGTCAGGCCACCTTCGCGACCTCGCCCTGGACCACGGCGATGGCGAAGTACCAGGAAATGAACAGCGCCGGCTGCTTCCAGAAGGACCCGCTCGGCACCAGTTACGAGGCCAGCCAGACCCTCGCCGCGACCGGCAAGACGCTCGGCATCATCCAGGGCAACTGGATCATCGGGCTGCTCAAGCAGAAGAACCCGAACGGGAAGTTCACCATGAAGGCGCTGCCGGCCACCGACGACCCGGCGCAGTTCATCATGCCCGCCGCGGCCGGCGCCGGTTACGGCGTCAACGCCAAGGCGAAGAACAAGGACCTCGCGCTGAAGTTCATCACGTTCGTGATGAGCCCGGAGGGCATGAAGACCTTCAACGAGGCGCAAGGCAGCCTGCCCACGCTGCCCGGCGCCGGCACCACCGTGGACCCCGGCCTGGCCGAGCTCACCGCGTTCGTCGAGGGGAACAAGACCGTGCCGTTCATGGACCAGCTCTGGCCCAACGCCAAGGTCCAGCAGACCATGCTCAGCGGTCTCCAGGAGGTCTTCAGCAACCAGGCAGGCGCCGACGAGGTCCTCAAGGACATGGACACCGACTACAAGGCCGGCTCGTGA
- a CDS encoding LacI family DNA-binding transcriptional regulator, producing the protein MDKPVPRRVTIVDVARHAQVSTTAVSKVLRNAYGASPAMRSKVQQAIAELGYRPSAAARGLRGQTYTIGVMLPELRNLFFADILDGITAQLGDSDYQVLLAPGCNGEKAEARVIDAMMDRSMDGLVLIAPVSAKSRLNEVARSVPTVVVGRHGASPAYDTVTDDDIAGAALVVEHLAGLGHRRIAHIEHHETDRVRLAEMPNAQRARGYRDAMILHGLEAEIDIASTSYTQTGGYLGAQQLLARPVRPTAIFAGADVVALGALEAIAEAGLSVPGDISVAGYDNSALAAFGPISLTSVDQDGRQMGIDAARLLVERITDRERRTAQVKLSPTLVVRRTTAAADAED; encoded by the coding sequence GTGGACAAGCCCGTGCCCCGGCGCGTCACCATCGTCGACGTCGCGCGTCACGCCCAGGTGTCCACCACCGCCGTGTCGAAGGTGCTGCGCAACGCGTACGGCGCCAGCCCCGCTATGCGCAGCAAGGTGCAGCAGGCCATCGCCGAGCTCGGGTACCGTCCGTCCGCCGCGGCCCGAGGGTTGCGCGGGCAGACCTACACCATCGGGGTGATGCTCCCCGAGCTGCGCAACCTGTTCTTCGCCGACATCCTCGACGGCATCACCGCACAGCTCGGCGACAGCGACTACCAGGTGCTGCTCGCCCCCGGCTGCAACGGCGAGAAAGCCGAAGCGCGCGTGATCGACGCGATGATGGACCGCAGCATGGACGGCCTCGTGCTGATCGCCCCGGTCTCGGCGAAGAGCCGCCTCAACGAGGTCGCCCGCAGCGTCCCGACCGTGGTCGTCGGCCGGCACGGCGCCTCCCCCGCCTACGACACCGTCACCGACGACGACATCGCCGGCGCCGCTCTGGTCGTCGAGCACCTCGCCGGCCTCGGCCACCGCCGCATCGCCCACATCGAGCACCACGAGACCGACCGGGTCCGGCTCGCCGAGATGCCCAACGCCCAGCGCGCCCGCGGCTACCGCGACGCGATGATTCTCCACGGCCTCGAGGCGGAGATCGACATAGCCTCGACCAGCTACACCCAAACCGGCGGCTACCTCGGCGCCCAGCAACTGCTCGCTCGCCCGGTGCGGCCCACCGCCATCTTCGCGGGCGCCGACGTCGTCGCGCTCGGCGCGCTGGAAGCCATCGCGGAAGCCGGGTTGTCGGTGCCCGGCGACATCTCGGTGGCCGGTTACGACAACAGCGCCCTGGCCGCCTTCGGACCGATCTCGCTGACCAGCGTCGATCAGGACGGCCGGCAGATGGGCATCGACGCCGCCCGCCTGCTCGTCGAGCGCATCACCGACCGGGAACGCCGCACCGCCCAGGTGAAGCTGTCACCCACCCTGGTCGTCAGGCGAACCACCGCGGCTGCAGACGCGGAAGATTGA
- a CDS encoding trypsin-like serine protease, which yields MRRLVTAAGAAVLIAAAAPPAPAAAVTGGTAVTSGYGFVAEIRAADGTRGCSGALVDPEWVVTSADCVPADLPATSLRITVGRTDRAAAGTGQVRAATETVRHPSRGIVLAKLATPITDIAPVPFGTTAPVVGETLTVAGYGRTGTDWVPDQLHVADLRVQSVATGRLGLTGAPAALCAGDTGGPALRVTGNAVALVALHSASWQGGCLETEATETRSTTTETRLDDVAAWARETIRGGAFVRLPTSGQVLDTRSGLGGGPAAPAARSITTFQVAGVAGVPAGGVSAVLLDLTAISATGNYLTVFPEGGTRDPALSMLNTSEQTLSNTVVVPLPASGRLSVYNNTGGHMLADVQGYYVRGAGAGFVPVAPTWLVDTRNGTGGSTGTIPGNGSRTFTLTGGVVPVGATAVFADVIAVGATGPGWLAAAPPGVAANRSVMDYVAGNTAHGVAIQLGSDGRVTITNRGYAIHLVLTVTGYYVPGSGTAGLRTLTARRLLDTRISGTGTPVAAQGTADISTGLPAGATAVLNLTSVANTQSGHLHAWPVGGAEPAPSFANYAPPGSGARSALATVPVGTDGRIRLRNVSSGTAHLLADLQGWYAPGGPAPSGAPAGPVAAVPAPSGEAPTETNGGTLVEDYRYPGAATIEATQHISLGRGDGHILLADCGAGTPAADLIVVETHDAGLGFPRFCFKARGTAGVLTLDLPKTFLVRADAGRALAATSRSATGTTTVTVGAGQYRGVGIGEEGGAESALVELRYPPS from the coding sequence ATGAGACGCCTCGTGACCGCGGCCGGCGCCGCGGTCCTCATCGCGGCTGCCGCGCCACCGGCGCCGGCCGCCGCGGTGACCGGTGGCACGGCGGTGACCAGTGGATACGGGTTCGTCGCCGAGATCCGGGCCGCGGACGGCACCCGCGGGTGCTCGGGCGCGCTGGTCGATCCGGAGTGGGTGGTGACCTCGGCCGACTGCGTGCCCGCCGACCTGCCGGCCACGTCGTTGCGGATCACCGTCGGGCGCACCGACCGGGCCGCGGCCGGCACCGGGCAGGTCCGGGCCGCGACCGAGACGGTCCGGCACCCGAGCCGGGGCATCGTGCTGGCGAAGCTGGCCACGCCGATCACCGACATCGCGCCGGTGCCGTTCGGGACGACCGCCCCGGTGGTCGGCGAGACGCTCACGGTGGCCGGCTACGGCCGTACCGGCACGGATTGGGTTCCCGACCAGCTGCATGTCGCCGATCTGCGGGTGCAGAGCGTCGCGACCGGACGGCTGGGCCTGACCGGCGCACCGGCCGCACTGTGCGCGGGCGACACCGGCGGGCCGGCGCTGCGGGTGACCGGCAACGCGGTCGCGCTGGTGGCCCTGCACTCCGCGTCGTGGCAGGGCGGCTGCCTGGAGACCGAGGCGACCGAGACCCGGAGCACGACCACCGAGACCCGGCTCGACGATGTGGCCGCCTGGGCGCGGGAGACGATCCGCGGCGGCGCGTTCGTCCGGCTGCCCACCAGCGGCCAGGTGCTCGACACCCGCAGCGGGCTCGGCGGCGGCCCGGCCGCACCGGCGGCGCGCAGCATCACCACGTTCCAGGTCGCCGGCGTGGCCGGGGTGCCGGCCGGCGGGGTGAGCGCGGTGCTGCTCGACCTGACCGCTATCTCGGCGACCGGCAACTACTTGACCGTCTTCCCCGAGGGCGGCACCCGGGACCCGGCGCTGTCGATGCTGAACACCTCGGAACAGACCCTGTCGAACACGGTGGTGGTGCCGTTGCCGGCCAGCGGGCGGCTGTCGGTGTACAACAACACCGGCGGGCACATGCTCGCGGACGTGCAGGGCTACTACGTCCGCGGCGCCGGCGCCGGATTCGTGCCGGTGGCGCCGACCTGGCTGGTGGACACCCGCAACGGCACCGGCGGCAGCACCGGCACGATCCCGGGCAACGGCAGCCGCACGTTCACGCTGACCGGCGGGGTCGTCCCGGTCGGTGCGACGGCGGTGTTCGCCGACGTCATCGCGGTCGGCGCCACCGGCCCCGGCTGGCTCGCCGCCGCGCCGCCGGGCGTCGCCGCCAACCGCAGTGTGATGGACTACGTGGCCGGCAACACCGCGCACGGGGTGGCGATCCAGCTCGGCAGCGACGGCCGGGTGACGATCACCAACCGGGGGTACGCGATCCACCTGGTGCTGACCGTCACCGGCTACTACGTTCCCGGCTCGGGAACCGCGGGGCTGCGGACGCTGACCGCCCGGCGGCTGCTCGACACCCGCATCTCCGGCACCGGGACCCCCGTGGCCGCGCAGGGCACCGCCGACATCTCCACCGGCTTGCCCGCCGGCGCGACAGCGGTGCTGAACCTGACCTCGGTCGCCAACACCCAGAGCGGCCACCTGCACGCCTGGCCGGTCGGTGGCGCCGAGCCGGCGCCGTCGTTCGCCAACTACGCCCCGCCCGGCTCCGGCGCCCGCTCCGCGCTGGCCACGGTTCCGGTCGGCACGGACGGGCGGATCAGGCTGCGCAACGTCAGCAGTGGCACCGCCCACCTGCTCGCCGATCTGCAGGGCTGGTACGCGCCGGGCGGCCCCGCTCCGTCCGGTGCCCCGGCCGGGCCGGTGGCAGCGGTGCCCGCGCCGAGCGGCGAGGCGCCGACCGAGACCAACGGCGGCACACTGGTGGAGGACTACCGCTATCCGGGCGCCGCCACGATCGAGGCCACGCAGCACATCTCGCTCGGCCGCGGCGACGGGCACATCCTGCTCGCCGACTGCGGCGCCGGAACACCAGCGGCGGATCTGATCGTCGTGGAGACCCACGACGCCGGCCTCGGCTTCCCGCGCTTCTGCTTCAAGGCCCGGGGTACGGCCGGAGTGCTCACCCTGGATCTGCCGAAGACGTTCCTGGTACGGGCCGACGCCGGCCGCGCGCTGGCGGCGACCAGCCGGTCAGCGACGGGAACCACGACGGTGACCGTGGGCGCCGGCCAGTACCGGGGTGTCGGCATCGGCGAGGAGGGCGGCGCCGAGTCGGCGCTCGTCGAGTTGCGCTACCCCCCGAGCTGA